From the genome of Adlercreutzia equolifaciens DSM 19450:
GGCCAGCTTGCGCCGCAGCGTCTTCACGTGCATGTCCACCGTGCGCGTCTCGCCGACGAAGCTTACGCCCCACACCTGCTCGAGCAGCTGCTCGCGGGTAAGCACACGGCCCTTGTTCTCCATGAGTGTGCGCAGAAGGTCGAACTCCTTGCGTGTGAGGTTGACTTCCCGGCCATTCGCCACCACGGTGCGGGCGGACGGCGACAGCTTGATCGCGCCGACGGCCATAAGGTCACTGGGCTCCGCCACCTCTTCTGCAGCGCCTTGGCTCGGACGGCTCGCGCGCCGCAGCAGCGCGTTCACTCGCGAGATGAGTTCCATCATGCCGAAGGGTTTCGCCAGGTAGTCGTCGGCGCCGGCATCGAGCCCCACTACTTTGTCGAACTCGGTGCCCTTGGCCGTGAGCATCATAACGGGAAGGTTCTCCGTCGCCGCATTACCGCGCAGGGCCTGCAGCAGAACGAGGCCATCGTCGCCGGGCAGCATAATGTCCAGCAGCACCGCATCGGGCGGCTCGACCGCGCACCGCTCAACAAGACCGTCGCCATCGTGGAACGCACGCACTTCCATACCCGCTTGATGCAGCGCATAGGCAGTCAGGTCGCGGATATGCTCGTCGTCTTCCACGTAATAGATGAGCGGGGCTTTGCTCATGGGAATCCTTTCTGGAACAGGTGCGCGGTCATTGTAGCGCAACAGCCGCGCGACGCAGAGATGGGCGGCAAGGCGTCAAAGAGCCGTGGGGCCGACCGAACAGGCAGTGCCGTCCCAGTGCCGCCTCAGTGCCACCCAGTGCCGCCCCAGCGACACCTCCGCGCAACCGGAAACCAGCGCGAAAGCGACCGACGGTGCGGGGTAGCGCCGTCGGTCGCAAGGGCGGCTTAGGCGGCCGCTGCGTCGGGGGCCAGCGGCGTCTCCAGGGTGTCCACCAGCGGGTCGCGCGGTCGACGCGGCTTCTCGGGGAGAATCGCCATGACGATCTTCACCATCACCGAGACCAGCGGTAGCCACAAAGCGGTCATGGTCACGTTGAACAGCGTGTGGGCGTTGGCGATCTGCCGGGCGATAACTTCCACCTCGGGGCCGGCCGGGGGAATGGCCGCCACCACTGACGCGAAGGGCCCGACGAGCCACACGAACAAGAGGCAGCCCGATAGGTTGAAGATGCAGTGGGACAGGGCCACGCGCTTGGCGTCGCGAGACTGGCCGATGGCGGCGAGCAGCGCCGTGATGGTGGTGCCCAGGTTGTCGCCGAGAAGGATGGGGATGGCGCCGTCGAGGCCGATGATGCTCGCTCCATCGGCGCCCGGCGTGGAAGCGAAGTTCTGCAGCACGGCGATGGTGGCGCTGGAGCTTTGCACCACGAGCGTCATGAGGGTGCCCACCAGAACGCCGAGCACCGGCACGCCCGTCACCTGGGCAATCAGGTCGGTGAACACGGGGTTCTCGGCCAAGGGCTTCATGACAGCGCCCATGGTGTCGATGCCGAGGAACAAAAGTCCGAAGCCGAAGACGGCGGTGCCGACGTACTTCATCTGTCCCTGCTTGGCGAGCTGCATGATGAGGAAGCCCACGAGCACGATGCCGAGCACGTAATCGGACAGCTTGAAGGCGATGATCTGCGCCGTGATGGTGGTGCCGATATTCGCTCCCATGATGATGGGGATGGCCTGACGCAACCCCATGAGACCGGCAGCCACGAAACCGATGGCCATGACCGTGGTGGCGCTGGAGCTTTGCAGCACCGCCGTGGCCAGTGCACCGGCCAGAACACCGAAAAAGGGGTTCTTCGTCACGGCGGCCAGAATGGCACGCATGCGTTCGCCAGCCGCCTCCTGCAGGTTGCTGCTCATGAGGTTCATGCCGTACAGGAACAGGGCCAGACCGCCGAACAGTCCCAGCCCGATTTGCAGCAGTTCTTCCACCTATGCGTCTCCTTCTCACGGCGACCCGCCCCTTGCGAGCCGCGTTCGTTGACGGGTCGCACCCTTGCGGCCCGCGCTCGTCTCAGCAGGAAAGGAGTATGAAGCCCCATTGAGCTGCAGCCGTAAGAGCCACGTAAAATGAAAGTAAAATCGTGCGGCGCTACCGACCGTTAAGCCCAACCCTCCGTAGGGGCTGACCTTGGTCGCCCCTCTTTTGCCATGCGGGCGCAACCCACCCGCGAGGGCTGACCAAGGTCAGCCCCTACGGAAACGGGAATGCCGCTACCCAAAACGGCCAGCGACGTAATCGGCGGTGCGGGGGTCGGTGGGGGCGGAGAAGATAGTGTCGGTGTCGCCGGCTTCCACCACCTCGCCCAGCAGGAAGAACGCCGTCTTATCGGAGATACGCAGGGCCTGCAGCATGTTGTGGGTCACCATGATCACCGTGTAGCGCTCCTTCAGCTGGCCGATAAGCTCCTCAATCTTCGCCGTGGAAATGGGATCCAAAGCGCTCGTGGACTCGTCGAGCAGCAGCACCTCCGGCTGCACCGCCAGGGCGCGGGCGATGCACAGGCGCTGCTGCTGACCGCCGGACAGGCCGAGTGCGTTCTTCTTCAGACGATCCTTCAGCTCGTCCCAGATAGCGGCCGCGCGCAGCGACTCCTCTACGATGATGTCCAGATCGGCCTTGGCGCGCACCCCATGGCTGCGGGGACCGAAGGCAACATTGTCGTAGATGCTCATAGGGAAGGGGTTCGGCTGCTGGAACACCATGCCCACGCGCCGGCGCAGGTCGGTAGGATCCAGCGTGCGGTAGGCGTCGGAACCGTCCAGCAGCACCGAGCCTTCCACGCGACAGCCTTCCACCAAATCGTTCATGCGGTTCAGCGTCTTCAGCAGCGTGGACTTACCGCAACCGGAAGGGCCGATGAGCGCCGTCACCTGGTTTTCTGGGAAGGTGAGGTTGATATCGCGCAGACCTTGGAAGTCGCCGTAGAACAGGTTCAGGTGCTCGACGGCCATCTTCGCAGGAGCGGGTGCGGCCTCTGGAACCTCAGCTGCCGCGGGGACGCTCGTCTCTTTCGCGAGTTCTTTCAAAAAGCTCGTCATTTCTTGCTCACTTCCATTTTCTGTGCCACCACCCGCATGGCGGCGTTCAGCAGAAGAACGAGGATCAGCAGCACCACCGAGGTGGCGTAGGCCTCGTTCACGTGCAGGCCCTCGCAGGCCAGGGTGTACATGTGCACGGCCAAGGTGCGGCAGGAGTCGAACAGGGCGAAGATGCCCTGGCCGGCGAAGTCGGGGATTTGGGCCACGGTGCCAGCAGTGAACAACAGGGCCGCCACCTCGCCCACGCAACGGCCGAGAGCCAAAATGACGCCGCCCAAAATGCCGGGCACTGCCGAGGGCAGCACGCAGCGGGCCACCGTGCGCAACCGCCCGGCACCGAGGCCGAAGCCGCCCTCGCGGTAGGAATCGGGCACCGCCATGAGCGCCTCCTCGGTGGTGCGCATGATGACCGGCAGCACCATGATGGCCAGGGTGCAGGCGCCGGACAGAAGCGAGAGGCCCCAGCCGCAAGCCGTCACGAAGAACAGCATGCCGAACAGGCCGTAGATGATGGAGGGAATGCCCTGCAGCGTTTCGGCGGTCACGCGCACCAGGCGCACGAAGCGGCTGCCTCGGCGGGCGTACTCCACCAGGTAGATGGCCGCGCCGACGCCTACGGGCACCGCCAGCGCCAAAGCCAGCAGCGCCATGATGACCGTCGAGGCGAGCGCCGGCAGAAGCGACACGTTCTCGGAGGTGTATTCCCACTGGAACAGATCGGGGGTAAGCGCGGGCACGCCTCGCACCAGGATGTAGCCCACCACGAACAGCAGCACGGCGGCGGTTACCGTTGCGGCGGCATAGGTGAGCCAGCGCAGCAGCACCGACACCGCGCGGCGCCGACGGGACGAGCGGGCGATGCGGGCCTCCAAGGCATCTTCCTTGGCGAAGCAAGCAGGCATCAGATTGACGGCACCCAGGGCTCCCAAGGTCGGCGAGCAGGCGACCACCGAGGGTCGCGGGCGACGCAAGCGCAGGTTGAAGCCATCGCTCATCGCGCCTCACCTCTCTTCCGAGTAACGTTGAGCAGCATCGTGATCAGCAGGATGAACACGAACAGAACCACGCCGGTGGCGATGAGGGCCTCGCGGTGCAGGTCGGCGGCGTAGCCCATCTCCAACACGATGTTGGCCGTCATGGTGCGCACGCCAGACAGCAGCGAGTCGGGAATGATGGGCATGTTTCCGGCCACCATGACCACGGCCATGGTCTCGCCGATGGCCCGTCCCAGCCCCAGCACGATGGCGGCCATGATGCCGGAGGCGGCCGCCGGGGCCACCACCTTGAACACGGCGTGCTCGTGATCGACGCCGAGAGCCAGGGCACCCTCGTAGTAGCGAGCGGGCACGGCGTCCAAAGCGCTTTGGGCCACGGTGATGACGGTAGGCAGGATCATAATGCCTAAGATAAGGCTGGCTGCCAGCACCGAAAGCCCCGTGCCCGGCCCGAGCAGACGCACGAAGGGCACGATGATGACCAGCCCGAAGAAGCCGTAGACCACCGATGGAATGCCAGCCAGCAGCTCCACGCCGCTGCGCAGGAAGGAGCCCATGCGGCCGCGAGCGAACCGCGAGAGGTACAACGCCGTGAGCAGGCCGCCCGGCACGCCCACGATCATGGCACCGACTGTCACGTACAGGCTGCCTACGATCATGGGGAAGATGCCGTAGAGGTCGTTGGCCGGGCGCCACGTGGTGCCGAAGAGGAATTCCGGCAGCCCGATCTCGGCCATGGCCGGCACGCCGTTGGCCAGCAGAAACAGGCAGATCAGCGCCACGGCGGCGATGGAGAGGGCCGCGGCTGCGGCGAAGAGAGCGCGGGCGGCCGCTTCGCGTAGGGCACGCGGGCGGCGCTTGGGCACGCGGGCGGCCGCAGGGGCACCGGCAGCTGCGAGACCTGCGCCGGCTCCGGGCGCTCCGGCGCTCCCGGAGCCGGCGGCCGTCGATGCACTTGCTGGCGGCACGTTCAGCAGGGAGAACAGCATAGTCGATCCCGCTTAGGCGACGTCGGCCCAGCTGGTAGCCGCGCCGGTATAGATGTCGCACACCTGCTGGCTCGTCAGGTCGCTCACCGACGAGGTGGGCGACACGATGACCGCGATGCCGTCCAGAGCGATGGGGGTGCCCTCGGCGCCAGCACCGGCCTCGGAGTCTTTCAGGTCGCGGGAAGCCATGCCGATGTCACAGGTGCCATCGAGCGCCATGTTCACACCCGTGGTGGAATCGGACTGCTGCACTTCCACGGTCACCTGGGGATTAGCCGACTGGAAGGCCTCGGCCAGCTTCTCCATGACCGGCGTGACCGAGGAGGATCCGGCCACAACCACCTTCCCACTGGCGCCGTTGGAGGCGAAGGGGGCGGCTGCATCGTCGATGGCGATGTAATTGTTGTCGCTCACCACGGCCTGCCCCTCGGTGCTCATGATGAACGCGAGGAAGTCGGCGGCCGGCGCGGCGAGCTCGCCCTTCGTCACGATGTTGAAGGGACGCGCGATGGCATAGGAGCCGTCCTTCACGGCCGCGGCGGTGGGCGCAACGCCATCGATGGACACCGCCTTCACTGTGTCGTCCAGCGAGCCCAAGGAGATATAACCGATGGCGTTGGGGTCGCCGGCCACCGACGTCATCATGACCGCCGTTGAGTTGGTGATGGCGGCTGCGGACGTGGTCATGTCCACCTTGTCGCCGTTGGCGTCCTTCTGCTCGATGCCGAACAGCTCAACGAAGGCGCCGCGGGTGCCGGAGCCGTCCTCGCGGGAGTACACCGAGATGGGAGCGTTAGCGGATGCGCCGCTGCCGCCAGATGCGATGGCAGAGTCGCCCGCTGCAGCCGTATCGCCGGCCGATGCGCCCACACAACCCGCAAGCGCCACTGCCAGCGCCCCGCACAAAGCCGCCGCTCCAGCGAGCACCACCAGCCGCTGCAACCGCCGCGGCAAACGAGAAGATACCGAAGATGCTTTCATGTCGTCGTTCCTTTCAAACGCGCGGGTCGGCATCCCAGAACCACCACCCGCAAGGGCCATTCAACTCGCGAAAGCGACCCACAAGGGAACGTCGCTTCCGTGCATTCATGATGGCCCCGCTCCGTAAAAGAACTGAGCAACATCTGTAAAGAGCCACCGTCAGTTCCGAAAAGTTTTGGTAAAACCCCAGCGCCGAACGCCCGAAGCGCTTGCTTGACTGTCATTTGACTCGTATGGCAATGGCTGCTCCGAGCAGCTGCTCCGGATAGCTGCCTGCGCACTCTTCCAAACGCTGCGCATTTCCCCTTTCCACGAGTAAATGCCAGTTGAGGGCCGAAATGGTCGGTGGGCCCGTGACGCCTCTGCCATTACTGGCCTGAAGTGGCAGAAAAATGCCAGTTGAGGGCAGTTATGGCTGAGCGCCCCCGTTCGGCCTTACCATTTCGGGGTCGAAGTGGCATTTGCGCGACGGAAACAAAATAAGGGCCGCAACAAAGACGGCCCTCTGGGTGCTTTACGATAGACCAACTTAAAAGAGGTGGTCGCTCTCTTTCATTCCCTTCAATGTCGGCTAGGCAATGGCAGCATATTCAGACTCGAGAAGCTCGAGAAGCGGCTCTGCACCCGATGTTGAATCTTCACTGGCGGCCGGCTCGGAGGCGCGGCGGTCGGCCAAGGCTCGGCGAACGCGGAGAACACCGTAGGTCGCGAGCAGCAGAGCGTACACGGCCAGGTTGAGGGAGGCGTCCGCAGAACCGCCCAGCACCGGCTTGGCCAAGTAGCAACCGGCATGCACGAGAATGAGCGCGAAGAACGGATAGGCGAGCCGCTGCAGGCGCTTCCACGGCATGGCGCCCAGGCGTCGCCGTACGACGTCGATGGAGGTGACCGCCAGCGGAACCAGCAGAACCACCAGAGCCACGGCACTCGTGAAACCGGCAACGGCGAAGGGGTTGGACGCACCGACGCTTCCCAGAATCTCAAGGTAAACCACGGCGTAGAACCCGATGTGACCGGCTATGAGAATCGTTCCCAGCAAGGAAAGCTGCGCCCGGACGGGCTGCAGGCGCCGGCGCACGGCCGAGCGCTTGTCCAGCACACCCATCATCATGACCACCGCGAACAGGGCGAAGGCCACATACCCCTTCTGCACCACGAAGGCGACCTCGCGCAGCGGCAGCACGGCCGGCGGCGCTATAGTAAGGTACGCACCCGCGCCCGCAAGCGCTACTGCTGCCAGGTAAAAGAGCATCGAATGGCTGCGCAGCGGCCGGGCCAGCGCCCAGGACAGAACGGCCACGACAACCAACGTGATTAGCAGGCGCATGAGACGGCCTCCTTGCAACATTCGCCGTCAGCACCAGAGGTCGCACCAGCATCTTCGCTGCCGCTCAGCTTCTCCTCCAACTGGGCGCGGCGCTCCTTCACCAGGCCGCAGGCTAGAAGCGCCATACCGGCGTAAAAGTCACTGTCGCTCTTCTCGGCCATGGCGGCCGCCCACTCGTCCACAAAAGTGAGCACATGATTGTCGATGAAGTCCGCCTGATCCTTCTGCAGCGAGCGTGCCGTTTCCTCGTCGCCGGCTTCAACCGCCTCCGCCTCGCGGCCGGCAAGCACCGCCAGGAAGCTGAGCATGAGACCGATATGGTCGTCGGGCTCGCGGTTCTTCTTCTCGAACTCCAACCCATGGGCGCGAAATGCCGCCCGCACCTCCCGCGTGGAATCCGTGAACAGGCGGTTGTTCTCATCGAGGTAGTAGGATTCCCACGGCGCGGCCAGAGGACGCGCCGGCCCCACAAGGCTCCGAAACCAGGCCGTCTTCAAATCGTCGATGACTTCTTCTGGCCGCTCCTGAACCGAGCGCCGCCACAAGCGCAGGTGATCCGCGGCCTCGCGAACCTCTTGACTCGCGTCCTCAAAGGGCAGCTCGTCCCACAATCCTTCTACTCCAAAACGCTCTATGAACGATGCGTCTGGCTCGGCCACCAACGTGTAACCGACTGTCTGCAACATAGCCTGAATTGTCTTCAGCAAGATAGTGGCCTCTTCGTCCATCGGAGTCGCAAAGCGGCCCCATCACTACCGCACACGGGGCGATCAATAATCTCGACCATAGGAAAGCACCTCCGCTTCTCATCAGTGAATAGCGGCGCCCCAGCACCCGGGGAGGGGACGGGAAGCCGGGGCGTCGCTTCAAACAAGGACGGTCGACACGCCTGCGAGAGAGAAGACGCGCCGACCGATGCAAATTGCTACAACTCGTATTCCAGCGAGGGATCCTCACCCATCGTCACGTCCATGATTTCTGTCTTAGGATGCGGGATGAGAACCAGCGACGGATTCGTCGTGTTCGCCGGCAGCGGTACCGCTTCCACATCGCCCTCGCCGTATTCGGCGCGCAGCTCATCGATGTCGCCGTAGCGCAGGGCACGCAGCGCACAGGTGCGGACGCAATAGGGGTCTTCGCCGCGCTCCAGCTGATCCTTGCAGAAATCGCACTTGCCCATGTAGCCCTCTTCCTCGAGGAAAGACGGCGCATGGTACGGGCAGGCCTTCTCGCAGGAACGGCAGCCGATGCACACATCGTGATCGGTCCACACGATGCCGGTGTCGGGATCTTTCTGCATGGCGCCCGAAGGGCATACCGCCACACAAGCCGGGTTCTCGCAATGGTTGCAGGCCATGGCGATGAAGTAAGCGAACAAATCCGACGGAGCAGGCAGCGTGTCGCCCTCGCCCACTTCCCAGGTGCCGTGCTCCCATTCGTACACGCGACGGAACAAGTTGCCCACGGGCAGGTTGTTCTTGTTCTTGCAGGCCATCTGACACGTCTTGCACCCGATGCAGGCCTCGGAATCGAAGAAAAATCCGTACTGTGTCATGTTAGTCCCCCAACTCAATCACGCGCAGCGGACGATCGATATCGTGATCGAACGGACCGTCCCACTTCTCCATTTCCACATTGATGGTGTTCCACGGCTGAATATCGCATCCGCAGGGATCCGAACTGGTGAGCACGCCCGGATTACCGCCGAAGTCGACTTCCAGCTCCTCGTCGTAATCGGTCCAGCCACCGTCGGCCACCAGCACTACCCCGGGCACCACGCGCGGCGTGATCTTTATGGCGCGAACAAGAGCGCCGCGACCGTTGTAAATCTTCACCGGATCGTGTTGAGAAAGACCGCGCTCCTGGGCATCCAGGGGGTTCACGTAGGCCACGTTCGCGTGGGCCTCCTGCATCCAGCGGCAGTTGTCTAGCTGGCTGGAGTGATGGCCCAGCGAATGAGGCGACTCCAGCTGCAACGGATAGGGGCCCTTCACCCGATTCTCGAAATCCGAGAAGGTGGCCTCGTAACCTTCTTGCGGCGGCTCGTATTTGGGAATGGGCGAGATGCTGTAGGAGCCGTAAATGTCCACGACCTCGGCCAACTGGCGGCAGTAGATTTCCAGTTTGCCGCTCTCAGTGTTCAGCGGATTCGCCACCGGGTCTTCCACGAAAGCCTCCAGGGCGATGTAGCCGCAGTTGTCGCCCTCGGTGCGCGGCACCTGGTAGATACCGTCCTTCAAGAATTGCCGAAGCGGGATGCGACCCTCCTGCGGCTCGCGATCGGGGGAGCCCAACTCGGCCCAGTCCTCAGCCGTGATGGTGAGCAGCTTCTCGAAGTCGGGATCCACCATATCTTCCGTCGTAGCGCCACCAGGGCCTACCGCACCCGAGCCCACCTTCTTTGTGAAGCCGCCTTCCTTGATGACCGTGGCTCCCTGAATCTGATTGGCGAAGATCTCTTCCTCGGTGATCTCCAACTCGTCGGGATCGAAACCGAGACGCTCGGCCAGGGCGCGATTGATCTCGTAATCGCTTCGGGCCTCGAACAAGGGGGCGATCACGTGGGCGCAAAAGGTCAATGTTTCGTGGTTCGAGGTATGGCTGAAGTTGGCCGGGTGCTCCCACTGCATGACCATGGGCAGCACGATGTCGGCATATTGGGCCGTCGTGTTTAGGAAACAATCGCAGGACACGACGAATTCCACTTTGCGGAAGGCCTTGATTCCCAGCAGCGTGTCCGGCTCACTGTTGAGCTTGTTGCCGCGGCCAATATCCCAGATGCAGCGGATATCGATCTCGCGCTGTCCCCACTTGCCGTTATGGTAGGAACCGTCGTACACCGCGTGCCACTTCTGCTGCGAGGTAACGCCGAACAGTCCGTCGGTGGGCACCACAGCAGCACTGAGGGCGAATGTGTTGGCAACCGGGTCGGTCGTCGCGTATTCGGAACGCCCTTCCCCGCCGACGGCCACCAGAGCGCTACCGCCGTTGCAGACCATCTGGCCCGACATGTCGGACACCATGGCGCCGGACTTGCCCACGTTGCCCGTCATCCAGCCCACCGTGAAGAACGCCTGGGCTGCCTGTTCGCCGCGGAAGCCGCGGGTCACGGCCGAACACGAGAAGATAGCCGCGGGCTTAATCGTAGCCATATCCGTAGCAAGGGAGCGAATCACTTCGGACTCGACACCGCAAATCTCGCTCGCCCATTCCGGCGTCTTCGGCGCACCATCGTAGGTACCGAGCACGTAATCTTTGAAGTTGTCCTTCGGATCGGCGCCCTCGGGCATGTGGTCGGCATCGAAGCCCACGGTGTAAGTGTCGAGAAAGGCCTGGTCTTGCAGGTCGTTTTCAATCATGTGGTAGGCACAGCCAATGAAGAGCGCTGCATCGGTGGCCGGGCGAATGGGAATCCACTCATCAGCGATGGCGCCGAGGCCGGAGTTATAGAATGGGTTGATGCCGACGATCTTCGCCCCACGACGCTTGGCATCCAACAGCACCTTGTTGGGATAGCCCAAAGCGCTCCAGGAGGGGTTGTTGCCGTCCAGCACGATGAGCTTGGCGTTCAGAATATCAAGGCGATCGTTGTACAAGTAGGCACCGTAATAGCCCGCCAAATTCTGATAACCCGTCATCATGGAGGAGGGATAAACCCATCCGCCCTGGGAGTTGCCGCCGCATCCGCCCTGCGATCCGCCAAGAGCCGTCAACAGGGTTCGGATACAACCCAGCCCGCATGACAGCCTCATTGCCGTAAGCGCCAATGATGCGCGTAAGCTCGTCAGCGATGATGTCCAGCGCCTCGTCCCAGCTGATACGCACCCACTCGTCCTTGCCGCGCAGCTCGCCGTTGATCTTGGCCGGGTCACCGCCGGGCTCCCAGTTTTTGCGCTTCATGGGGTACTTCAAGCGATCGGGGCCATAGACATGATTCATCTTCGCCTGGCCACGCAGGCAACCGCGCTGCTGAGGCATATCTTCGGAATCGGGATTCCGATCGTCGGTCTTCACGCGCACGACCTGGCCGTCTTTCACCAGCGCGTAATTGATGCAGCTAGCCGAGCAATACAGGCGGAAGCAGCGATAGGGCTTCCACTCGCCCTCGTCTTCCAAAGCCGGAGCAGGGGCATCGTCGCTGCCCGTATCTGCCATCTTCGCTTGCGGAGCGCAAGCCACCAGCTGTCCAAGCGCCGGCACCGTGGCGGCCGCACCGGTCCACTTCAGGAAGCTGCGACGGGTAAGCCCGTGCTTTTGCTGGGAAGCGGCAACGGCTTCATGCGATGCGCACGAAATGTTTTTCTCCTCCATGTTCCTCCTCTTTTCTCTCATTTCGAAGAACCTCCTGGCCTCATTCGAGGCGCAGCCTGAGTGTAAGAGGAGCCCGTGGTTCAGCGCGGCCCTCGAAAAGTTCCAGGCGTGGTAACTCATAGTTGCAACCAAGCACATCCACCGCTTACAATACCGAGCTGTCGAGGGGAGAGGCCATGGACATCCAGCAGCTACGCTACTTCAAGCGCGTCGTAGACGACGGCAGCTTATCGAAGGCGGCGGCCAGTTTCTTCATGACGCCGCAGGCCATGCGCAAACAAATCAACAACCTGGAAAACGAGATCGGCGTCGAGATCCTCACCCGCACCCCCCAGGGTGTTTTCCCTAGCGATGCGGGGCGAGCGCTTTACGACTATGCCCAGCGTCTCATCGCCCTAACCGACGAGGCCGTAAGCGTCTGCCGCCAGCGCGCCGGAGTCGAGAGACAGCGATTGCATATCGGGCTGTACCACAACGCGAACCTGCATTTGATGCCGCGGCTTACTGCCCGCTTTACGGAAGAGCACCCTGATATCGAGTTGGTATTCACCGACTTCGTTACCTTCGAAGATTTCGAACGAGCCCTGGTGGAGGGCAAGATCGACGTCGTCATGACCTTCGGAAACAGTCGGCGCCGCAAATCATGCTTTTGCAGCGCAGCGATACCGTGGGGATCGGCATTCGAATGGTGGCGCCGAATTACGAGACCCTCGCCCATGTTCCCTTCGCGCCTCCTCCCGGCGTGGACGACCGCGTGAGCATGGAGCTTTCCACCAACCAGCCCGACTCCCCTGCCGTGCAGGCGCTCTACCGCTGCGCCCGCGACATCTGCGCCAACGAGCTTCAATTCGGCTGCTAAAATTCCGAGCCGCTGAAAGCATCCACGACTTACCTTCCTGCAATGCGCTGCCGGAAATACGTCCCAAACGCGTAAAGCGGCACATCCCGAATGGCGCCATCTTGGGAAGGAGATGCCAGGGACGTGCGCACGGCGAGAGGCGGCTGGTACTTCTTGACGAAGGCGGCGAGGCTCTTCGCCTTCAAGTTGACGCCCGATTTCACCTCAATCGGCACCGGCTGGACAGCCTCGGTGCCCCCGTCGATGATGAAGTCAATCTCGGTGCGCGTGGAAGGGTTCACGAAGTAGTGAAGCTTGCTGTCGGGCTCCGCACTGTCGCCGGCCAAGCCGTTCGCAAGCATTTCCTGGGCGACGAGCTGCTCCGCAAGCGATCCCTTGAACGAGCTGAACAAGGCTTCGCTGTCGAGTATCGTTCGGGCTCCCAGATTGTTCATCGCCCCGAGCAGCCCCACATCCAACAAATAGATTTTGAACACATCCCCGTCCTCGTGCGACACAAGGGGCGATTCGGGCAAGCTGACGCAGCTCGAGGGGATCGCGAGCGAGGTGTCGATCAGCCATTGGAGGGCGTCCTCGTACTCCCGCGCGCGAGCCGATTCCCGTATCTTGGAGAACATGAACTTGCGGTTCTCCTTGGCCAAATTTGCCGGCACCGCCCGCCAGACCCGGCGAATGCGCTCCGCCAGGGCATCGTCGGCGTACTTCGAGAAATCGGCGTTATAGGAGCGCAAGAGCTCGTTGTGCACGCGCCGCGCGTCCGCAGGATCGGCCGTTTCGGCAAAAGCGAGCACGGCTTCCGGCATACCGCCGACGAACAGGTACTGCTTCAGCAGCTCGATCAGGCGGTCGTGAAACGGCGCGATAGCTTCCCAATCAAGCGTCTCTACCAGTTCCACTAGCAGTTCCTCACCAATACCGCCGAGGAACTCCGAGAAATTCAAGGGGTACAGATCGAGGAAGCTCACCTTCCCCACGGGAAACGACGGTCTCGGCCTCCCTTTCTCCTGCGCCCTCTTGCCGCGGCGAAGGGCAAGGCCCAAAGCCGAGCCGCCCGCGACGACAGGCAGATGCGGCATCTGCTCGTTGAAGTACTTGAGAGACTGGATGGCCCGCGGAGACTCCTGAATCTCGTCGAGAATGAGCAGGGTGCTCCCATCGATGCGGACGCCTGCCTCGGCCTGTAGGATGGGAAGAAGCCGTTGGGGCGAGAGAGAGCCCCCGAACGCCGCCACAAGCTGAGGATTATCGTCGAAGGTAACGTAGGCGAACCTCTCGAAGCACGTATTCCCGAACTCCTTCATGAGCCAGGTCTTCCCCACCTGCCGCGCTCCGCTCACAATGAGCGGCTTTCTGCGCGGAGACGC
Proteins encoded in this window:
- a CDS encoding ferric reductase-like transmembrane domain-containing protein, translated to MRLLITLVVVAVLSWALARPLRSHSMLFYLAAVALAGAGAYLTIAPPAVLPLREVAFVVQKGYVAFALFAVVMMMGVLDKRSAVRRRLQPVRAQLSLLGTILIAGHIGFYAVVYLEILGSVGASNPFAVAGFTSAVALVVLLVPLAVTSIDVVRRRLGAMPWKRLQRLAYPFFALILVHAGCYLAKPVLGGSADASLNLAVYALLLATYGVLRVRRALADRRASEPAASEDSTSGAEPLLELLESEYAAIA
- a CDS encoding TorD/DmsD family molecular chaperone produces the protein MLQTVGYTLVAEPDASFIERFGVEGLWDELPFEDASQEVREAADHLRLWRRSVQERPEEVIDDLKTAWFRSLVGPARPLAAPWESYYLDENNRLFTDSTREVRAAFRAHGLEFEKKNREPDDHIGLMLSFLAVLAGREAEAVEAGDEETARSLQKDQADFIDNHVLTFVDEWAAAMAEKSDSDFYAGMALLACGLVKERRAQLEEKLSGSEDAGATSGADGECCKEAVSCAC
- a CDS encoding DMSO/selenate family reductase complex B subunit; protein product: MTQYGFFFDSEACIGCKTCQMACKNKNNLPVGNLFRRVYEWEHGTWEVGEGDTLPAPSDLFAYFIAMACNHCENPACVAVCPSGAMQKDPDTGIVWTDHDVCIGCRSCEKACPYHAPSFLEEEGYMGKCDFCKDQLERGEDPYCVRTCALRALRYGDIDELRAEYGEGDVEAVPLPANTTNPSLVLIPHPKTEIMDVTMGEDPSLEYEL
- a CDS encoding molybdopterin-dependent oxidoreductase; the protein is MMTGYQNLAGYYGAYLYNDRLDILNAKLIVLDGNNPSWSALGYPNKVLLDAKRRGAKIVGINPFYNSGLGAIADEWIPIRPATDAALFIGCAYHMIENDLQDQAFLDTYTVGFDADHMPEGADPKDNFKDYVLGTYDGAPKTPEWASEICGVESEVIRSLATDMATIKPAAIFSCSAVTRGFRGEQAAQAFFTVGWMTGNVGKSGAMVSDMSGQMVCNGGSALVAVGGEGRSEYATTDPVANTFALSAAVVPTDGLFGVTSQQKWHAVYDGSYHNGKWGQREIDIRCIWDIGRGNKLNSEPDTLLGIKAFRKVEFVVSCDCFLNTTAQYADIVLPMVMQWEHPANFSHTSNHETLTFCAHVIAPLFEARSDYEINRALAERLGFDPDELEITEEEIFANQIQGATVIKEGGFTKKVGSGAVGPGGATTEDMVDPDFEKLLTITAEDWAELGSPDREPQEGRIPLRQFLKDGIYQVPRTEGDNCGYIALEAFVEDPVANPLNTESGKLEIYCRQLAEVVDIYGSYSISPIPKYEPPQEGYEATFSDFENRVKGPYPLQLESPHSLGHHSSQLDNCRWMQEAHANVAYVNPLDAQERGLSQHDPVKIYNGRGALVRAIKITPRVVPGVVLVADGGWTDYDEELEVDFGGNPGVLTSSDPCGCDIQPWNTINVEMEKWDGPFDHDIDRPLRVIELGD
- a CDS encoding twin-arginine translocation signal domain-containing protein; protein product: MEEKNISCASHEAVAASQQKHGLTRRSFLKWTGAAATVPALGQLVACAPQAKMADTGSDDAPAPALEDEGEWKPYRCFRLYCSASCINYALVKDGQVVRVKTDDRNPDSEDMPQQRGCLRGQAKMNHVYGPDRLKYPMKRKNWEPGGDPAKINGELRGKDEWVRISWDEALDIIADELTRIIGAYGNEAVMRAGLYPNPVDGSWRIAGRMRRQLPGRMGLSLLHDDGLSEFGGLLRCLLVQRSP
- a CDS encoding LysR family transcriptional regulator, translated to MDIQQLRYFKRVVDDGSLSKAAASFFMTPQAMRKQINNLENEIGVEILTRTPQGVFPSDAGRALYDYAQRLIALTDEAVSVCRQRAGVERQRLHIGLYHNANLHLMPRLTARFTEEHPDIELVFTDFVTFEDFERALVEGKIDVVMTFGNSRRRKSCFCSAAIPWGSAFEWWRRITRPSPMFPSRLLPAWTTA